One window from the genome of Bdellovibrionales bacterium encodes:
- a CDS encoding gamma carbonic anhydrase family protein has product MVMLSVRGFTPQVGEGTYLAPNSTLVGDVVLGKQCSVWFNAVIRGDVMPIRIGDQSNIQDGSIVHGTYNKCGTTIGHRVTVGHAVILHGCEIGDEVLIGMGSVIMDKARIPSRCIVAAGSLVTEGASFDEGSLILGRPAKVVRPLSIEELAFLKKSANNYLEYMKWFEKSEKGEFHV; this is encoded by the coding sequence ATGGTCATGCTTTCTGTTCGTGGGTTCACGCCTCAAGTTGGCGAAGGTACCTATTTGGCTCCGAACTCTACTTTAGTCGGTGATGTGGTTTTAGGTAAGCAGTGTTCCGTTTGGTTTAATGCCGTGATTCGTGGTGATGTCATGCCTATTCGTATAGGAGATCAATCCAATATTCAGGACGGGTCTATCGTTCACGGAACCTATAACAAGTGCGGAACAACAATCGGTCACAGAGTGACTGTTGGTCATGCGGTGATCCTTCATGGCTGTGAAATAGGAGATGAAGTTTTGATTGGAATGGGTTCTGTCATTATGGATAAGGCAAGAATTCCTTCTCGGTGTATTGTTGCGGCTGGATCCTTAGTGACAGAAGGAGCTTCATTTGATGAGGGTTCCCTCATTTTGGGGCGCCCAGCAAAAGTGGTGAGGCCCCTGAGTATTGAAGAACTCGCTTTTTTAAAAAAGTCCGCCAATAACTATCTTGAGTATATGAAATGGTTCGAGAAAAGCGAAAAAGGAGAGTTTCATGTCTGA
- a CDS encoding CoA transferase subunit A, giving the protein MRRTDKVYASAAEAIHGVKDGMLFLFGGFGLCGIPENCILALRDSGVKNLTCVSNNAGVDDFGLGLLLKTRQIKKMISSYVGENEMFERQFLSQELEVELIPQGTLAERLRSGGAGIPAFYTPAGVGTLVAAGKEEREFEGRRYILEKWIRGDFAFVKAWKGDKFGNLIFRKTARNFNPMVATAGKITIAEVEELVETGSLNPDNIHTPGVYVQRIFQGTNYQKRIENLTVRN; this is encoded by the coding sequence ATGAGAAGAACCGATAAGGTTTATGCCAGTGCTGCGGAAGCCATCCACGGGGTGAAGGACGGTATGTTATTCCTTTTTGGAGGATTCGGTCTTTGCGGAATTCCCGAAAATTGCATCCTTGCTCTCAGAGATTCAGGAGTAAAGAATCTGACCTGCGTATCGAACAACGCAGGAGTTGATGATTTTGGTTTGGGTCTTCTTCTCAAAACCAGGCAAATTAAGAAAATGATTTCCAGCTATGTCGGTGAAAATGAGATGTTTGAACGTCAGTTCCTCAGTCAGGAATTGGAGGTAGAACTGATTCCTCAGGGCACTTTGGCCGAACGCCTGCGTTCGGGAGGAGCCGGCATCCCCGCTTTTTACACTCCGGCAGGAGTTGGAACCCTTGTTGCAGCTGGAAAAGAGGAGAGAGAGTTTGAAGGTCGACGTTACATTCTAGAGAAATGGATCCGAGGTGATTTTGCCTTTGTGAAGGCCTGGAAAGGCGACAAGTTTGGCAATCTTATTTTTCGAAAAACGGCCCGCAATTTCAATCCCATGGTTGCAACAGCTGGAAAGATCACCATTGCCGAGGTCGAGGAACTGGTAGAAACTGGAAGTCTAAATCCCGATAACATCCATACTCCTGGAGTTTATGTTCAACGAATCTTTCAAGGTACCAATTATCAGAAACGTATCGAAAATCTCACGGTACGCAACTAG
- the guaB gene encoding IMP dehydrogenase produces MSDLIPQAFTYDDVLLLPQYSEVTPSEINTSSFFARNVFLKVPVIAAAMDTVTEHKTARVMAQIGGLGILHKNMSIANQALEVERVKKYESGMILDPITMHPENRVSDAMKLMQRYSISGVPITVDGKLVGILTNRDLRFETNLDQPISNIMTKESLVTAEVGTTLEQAKVILHRHRIEKLPVVDNQGKLRGLITIKDIEKAQTFPQATKDDHGRLLVGAAVGVDSTSRERVAALVHAGCDVITVDTAHGHSLNVMKMVDFVSQEFPHVILVAGNVVTAEGTTDLIKRGVDVVKVGVGPGSICTTRVVSGVGMPQISAIFECAKAAKKLGRTIIADGGIKFSGDVTKALAMGASTVMVGNMLAGADESPGETILYQGRTYKVYRGMGSLGAMKDGSKDRYFQEDVNDMSKLVPEGIEGKVPYRGSLSGIIHQLIGGLRSGMGYLGAQTIEELQKRAKFVRVSPQGLRESHVHDVSITKEAPNYRLD; encoded by the coding sequence ATGTCTGATTTGATTCCCCAGGCATTCACTTACGATGATGTTTTGTTATTGCCTCAATATTCGGAAGTGACCCCTTCAGAAATCAATACGAGCAGTTTTTTTGCTCGGAATGTCTTTCTTAAAGTTCCGGTTATTGCAGCGGCAATGGACACTGTGACGGAACACAAAACAGCTCGAGTGATGGCCCAAATCGGGGGGCTTGGCATTCTCCATAAAAATATGTCAATTGCAAATCAGGCTCTTGAAGTTGAACGAGTTAAAAAATATGAAAGTGGAATGATCTTGGATCCTATCACGATGCACCCAGAGAATCGAGTTTCAGATGCCATGAAACTGATGCAAAGATATTCGATTTCTGGTGTTCCAATCACGGTGGATGGAAAACTGGTTGGGATCTTGACAAATCGTGATCTGCGATTTGAGACAAATCTTGATCAACCAATTTCGAATATTATGACGAAGGAAAGTCTGGTAACGGCTGAAGTCGGAACAACCTTAGAGCAAGCAAAAGTCATCCTTCACCGCCACCGCATTGAGAAACTACCGGTCGTGGACAATCAAGGAAAGTTGCGAGGTTTGATTACCATTAAAGATATTGAGAAGGCACAGACCTTTCCGCAAGCCACAAAAGATGATCATGGTCGCTTGCTTGTTGGGGCTGCTGTCGGAGTCGATTCAACGAGTCGTGAGCGAGTTGCTGCTTTAGTGCATGCAGGATGTGATGTGATTACGGTGGATACGGCTCATGGACATTCATTAAACGTAATGAAAATGGTCGATTTTGTTTCGCAGGAATTTCCTCATGTTATTTTAGTAGCAGGTAATGTAGTAACAGCAGAAGGGACAACTGATTTAATTAAGCGAGGCGTTGATGTTGTAAAAGTGGGAGTGGGGCCTGGCAGCATTTGCACGACTCGTGTTGTGAGCGGCGTTGGGATGCCCCAAATTTCGGCAATATTTGAGTGCGCTAAGGCTGCAAAAAAGCTGGGTCGGACAATCATCGCTGACGGTGGGATTAAATTTTCGGGAGATGTCACCAAGGCATTGGCAATGGGCGCATCGACCGTCATGGTGGGGAATATGTTGGCTGGTGCAGACGAAAGCCCCGGTGAAACAATATTGTATCAAGGGCGTACTTACAAAGTTTATCGAGGCATGGGCAGTCTCGGTGCCATGAAAGATGGATCTAAAGATCGGTACTTTCAAGAAGATGTCAATGATATGTCAAAACTCGTTCCAGAGGGAATCGAAGGAAAGGTGCCCTATCGGGGCAGCCTGAGTGGGATTATTCATCAACTCATAGGTGGTTTAAGATCGGGAATGGGTTATCTTGGCGCTCAAACAATTGAGGAGCTTCAAAAGAGAGCAAAATTTGTGCGGGTATCTCCTCAAGGGCTTCGTGAGTCTCATGTACACGATGTGAGTATCACGAAAGAAGCACCTAACTATCGGTTAGATTGA
- a CDS encoding type II toxin-antitoxin system HicA family toxin, whose product MGKTEKLLAKLKNGTISAQEIRTLLGQLGWILARKKGSHEQWLKNGKVLTLATHSKDLKPYQIKQVSKALEE is encoded by the coding sequence ATGGGTAAGACCGAGAAGCTGTTAGCAAAACTGAAAAATGGGACAATCTCGGCACAGGAAATTAGAACGCTTTTAGGTCAACTTGGATGGATTTTAGCTAGGAAAAAAGGTTCACATGAGCAATGGCTGAAGAACGGTAAAGTGTTAACTCTTGCGACTCACTCGAAAGATCTAAAGCCCTATCAGATAAAGCAGGTCTCAAAAGCATTGGAGGAATAA
- a CDS encoding type II toxin-antitoxin system HicB family antitoxin encodes MALPKKVKELIPYYSYNIHYSDEDEAYVVSVAELSGCMTHGESPSEALEMAHEAVEGHLEALISQKQGIPEPIAKIKASGDFLVRSNPQLHQRLIRKSHEEGYKSLNKFVVDKLEELVEK; translated from the coding sequence ATGGCATTGCCTAAAAAAGTAAAAGAACTGATTCCATACTATTCTTATAATATTCATTACTCAGATGAAGACGAAGCGTATGTTGTATCAGTGGCGGAACTTTCAGGTTGTATGACCCACGGCGAATCGCCGTCAGAGGCCTTGGAAATGGCACACGAGGCCGTTGAGGGACATCTCGAAGCTTTAATTTCTCAAAAACAGGGGATTCCCGAACCCATTGCTAAAATTAAGGCGAGCGGAGATTTCCTCGTTAGGAGTAATCCTCAGCTCCATCAACGATTGATTCGCAAGTCGCACGAAGAAGGCTACAAAAGCCTAAATAAATTTGTAGTCGATAAACTTGAAGAGCTTGTTGAGAAATAG
- the miaB gene encoding tRNA (N6-isopentenyl adenosine(37)-C2)-methylthiotransferase MiaB, translating into MSRVFAGISYPLRHRLKNLDLGQNLDGGQQGLGVYISTYGCQMNANDTERMYSLLEMANYTPVGTPDQASLIIINSCSVREKPVHKVHSEVGRYKKFKQKNPQVKIGIAGCVAQQEKERIMVDIPMVDFVIGTDSIDHLPKIVSDLHQQNKLVVARFDYENPYYIETLVRAPGVSTFVNIMKGCDNFCTFCVVPFTRGRERSRPMADIRGDIEKLVLRGVKEVTLLGQNVNSYKSECGANFAELLRVLASDTNIERIRFVTSHPKDFDLNLVELMDRHRDKICEYIHLPVQAGNSRILERMNRGYTREEYIEKAQMILKAMPGSVLSTDIIVGFPGETEEQFQETLSLLEEVPFESIFAFKYSPRPFTKAARFTDQVPNEIQSERLDRLFAKHKEIAFDLVKKYEGETLRVLVENYDQNSGRCAGRSTQNKLVHFNGREDLTRQTVSVYIKEAFPQTLRGELKS; encoded by the coding sequence ATATCACGAGTTTTTGCAGGAATCTCTTACCCGTTGAGGCACCGATTGAAAAATCTGGACTTGGGTCAAAATTTAGATGGAGGGCAGCAGGGCCTCGGGGTTTACATCTCAACCTATGGATGTCAGATGAACGCCAATGACACGGAGAGGATGTATTCATTGCTGGAAATGGCGAATTACACGCCAGTTGGAACCCCTGACCAGGCTTCCTTGATCATTATTAATTCTTGCAGTGTGAGAGAGAAGCCAGTTCACAAAGTTCATTCTGAAGTGGGACGATACAAGAAATTCAAACAGAAAAATCCTCAGGTAAAGATTGGAATCGCCGGATGCGTCGCTCAGCAAGAGAAGGAGCGCATCATGGTGGATATCCCCATGGTGGACTTTGTCATTGGAACTGATTCGATTGATCACTTGCCAAAGATCGTTTCCGACCTTCACCAGCAGAACAAGCTTGTGGTGGCTCGCTTTGACTACGAAAACCCCTATTATATCGAGACCTTGGTGCGAGCTCCTGGGGTGTCGACTTTTGTTAATATCATGAAGGGCTGCGATAATTTTTGCACCTTTTGTGTTGTTCCCTTCACGAGAGGGCGGGAGCGTAGCCGTCCGATGGCCGATATTCGAGGAGATATCGAGAAGTTGGTTCTGCGAGGAGTGAAGGAAGTCACGCTCTTGGGGCAGAATGTGAATTCTTATAAGAGCGAGTGCGGAGCGAATTTTGCAGAACTACTGAGAGTTCTTGCAAGTGATACGAATATAGAGAGAATTCGTTTTGTGACAAGTCATCCCAAGGATTTTGATCTCAACCTCGTTGAACTGATGGACAGGCATCGAGATAAAATATGCGAATATATTCATCTTCCAGTTCAGGCTGGAAATTCAAGAATCCTCGAACGCATGAATCGAGGATACACTCGTGAGGAATACATCGAAAAGGCGCAGATGATTTTAAAGGCAATGCCAGGTTCTGTTCTCTCCACTGATATCATTGTTGGTTTTCCAGGAGAAACAGAAGAACAGTTTCAGGAAACTCTTTCTTTGCTCGAGGAGGTTCCCTTTGAGAGTATTTTTGCTTTCAAATACAGTCCTCGACCGTTTACAAAAGCGGCTCGTTTTACAGATCAAGTCCCGAATGAAATCCAAAGCGAGAGGCTTGATCGATTATTTGCAAAACACAAAGAGATCGCGTTTGATTTGGTAAAGAAATATGAGGGCGAGACTTTGCGAGTTTTGGTTGAGAACTATGACCAGAATTCTGGGCGTTGCGCTGGACGTTCAACACAAAATAAATTAGTGCATTTCAATGGCCGCGAAGACCTGACAAGACAAACTGTATCTGTTTATATAAAAGAAGCCTTTCCTCAGACTCTGCGCGGGGAGCTAAAATCATGA
- a CDS encoding bifunctional nuclease family protein, protein MSEKFEVDLHSDQDLVEVFPFGVTLAADEVRPIMLFRDADEKLTLPVWLSPLDAGISLSQEFQKTVPATPHRLTHKLLNELGVNLEQCLFVEIKGHVQIVELKFKGDERLQGLRHRADECISFCLFSKAKFFVPRWFVQQSRELKTNIDNLQQGLNLEPGIGRNQHPYMM, encoded by the coding sequence ATGAGTGAGAAATTCGAAGTTGATTTGCATTCGGATCAGGATCTAGTTGAAGTTTTTCCCTTTGGTGTCACTCTGGCCGCAGACGAGGTGCGGCCGATTATGCTGTTTAGAGATGCGGACGAAAAGTTAACTCTGCCAGTATGGTTAAGTCCTCTCGATGCCGGAATTAGTCTGTCTCAAGAGTTTCAAAAGACTGTGCCTGCAACTCCTCATCGGCTGACACACAAGTTGCTGAACGAGTTGGGAGTGAATCTGGAGCAATGTCTTTTTGTCGAAATCAAGGGCCACGTTCAAATTGTTGAATTAAAATTTAAAGGAGACGAAAGACTTCAGGGTCTCCGTCATAGGGCTGACGAATGCATTTCATTTTGTCTTTTTTCAAAGGCAAAATTTTTTGTGCCACGTTGGTTTGTTCAGCAAAGTCGGGAGTTAAAGACGAATATTGATAATCTTCAGCAGGGGTTAAATTTGGAGCCAGGAATTGGCCGTAATCAGCACCCCTATATGATGTAG
- a CDS encoding CoA transferase subunit B, which produces MLDRNQIAQRIAQEVEEGFTVNLGIGIPTLVANFISQSKNIMLQSENGLLGIGPFPLNDEVDPDLINAGKQTITTVPGASFFSSADSFAMIRGGHIDLTVLGAMQVDQNGNIANWMVPGKMVKGMGGAMDLVASAKRVIVAMQHVDKSGESKLLKECTLPLTGIHCIHRIVTDMAVVDVTPTGFLLREIAPGFEVEDIIKATEAPIQIASDLKIMTFV; this is translated from the coding sequence ATATTAGATCGTAATCAAATTGCTCAAAGAATTGCTCAAGAGGTCGAAGAAGGCTTTACTGTTAACCTTGGTATTGGGATCCCCACTCTCGTTGCCAATTTTATTTCTCAATCAAAAAACATTATGTTGCAGAGTGAAAATGGCTTGCTCGGCATTGGACCTTTTCCTCTTAACGATGAAGTGGACCCAGATCTTATCAATGCCGGCAAGCAAACGATCACGACGGTACCTGGAGCCAGTTTTTTTTCCTCTGCAGACAGCTTCGCCATGATTCGCGGGGGCCATATCGATTTGACTGTTTTGGGCGCTATGCAAGTTGATCAAAATGGAAATATCGCCAACTGGATGGTTCCAGGAAAAATGGTGAAGGGCATGGGTGGGGCCATGGATCTTGTTGCCAGTGCCAAGCGAGTCATTGTAGCCATGCAACATGTCGACAAATCGGGAGAGTCCAAACTGCTTAAAGAGTGCACGCTTCCTCTGACAGGCATTCATTGCATCCATCGAATCGTAACCGATATGGCCGTCGTGGATGTCACCCCGACCGGCTTTCTCTTGCGCGAGATCGCTCCCGGCTTTGAAGTCGAGGACATCATCAAAGCCACTGAGGCCCCAATTCAAATCGCTTCAGACCTAAAAATCATGACTTTTGTTTGA
- a CDS encoding DUF4097 family beta strand repeat protein — protein MKWTRGSLNLSMGILLVVVVGGVTAPQAHSAVIDYKPLVIEVKPNDRLVVQGFEGTIKVEGKPSGSRELSIRVKQENPAKMSAEAKSVLDEWNFSLQRKGDIIEAAIHSPQSKSSWAKLLMGGVPQFYLEITAPSVPLEISWRKGQVAIENWSAPVSAHLLKGSLRLHGGKGEATLRNSSGELSVVGREGNVVVDCFNSKVQLANIKGKIDLENFTGETRVADLEGGLHLVTTAGQVKIEGIKGRLDFQNIRANLMIDKLSGELRGQSGGGSVTANVFGDADVRIQSKEGNVNLTLPNSGASVNVATAEGQLVLPAFLAVTRSPNLKSSKGKLRGEVAGSVYVRTTEGNIRIK, from the coding sequence GTGAAGTGGACACGCGGGTCGCTGAACTTATCTATGGGGATTCTCCTGGTAGTGGTGGTTGGTGGAGTGACAGCTCCACAGGCTCACTCGGCCGTTATCGATTACAAACCATTGGTCATTGAGGTGAAACCAAACGATAGATTGGTGGTGCAGGGATTTGAAGGGACCATCAAGGTCGAAGGAAAACCTTCCGGTTCTCGGGAGTTGAGTATACGCGTAAAACAAGAAAATCCAGCAAAGATGAGTGCAGAGGCGAAGTCTGTTTTGGACGAATGGAATTTCAGTTTGCAACGCAAGGGGGATATCATCGAGGCGGCCATTCACTCACCCCAAAGCAAGTCGAGCTGGGCAAAACTGCTGATGGGTGGGGTTCCTCAGTTTTATCTTGAGATCACGGCTCCTTCGGTTCCGCTCGAAATCTCGTGGCGGAAGGGCCAGGTCGCCATAGAAAACTGGAGCGCTCCCGTATCAGCCCACCTCTTGAAAGGTAGTTTGCGACTGCATGGAGGAAAGGGAGAGGCGACCCTGAGAAATAGCAGTGGGGAGCTTTCGGTTGTCGGAAGAGAGGGGAATGTCGTTGTTGATTGCTTCAATTCAAAAGTTCAACTTGCTAATATTAAAGGAAAAATCGATTTAGAAAATTTTACTGGCGAAACTCGTGTCGCAGATTTAGAGGGCGGGCTTCATTTGGTGACGACTGCTGGTCAGGTCAAAATAGAGGGGATCAAAGGTCGTCTTGATTTTCAAAATATTCGGGCCAATCTGATGATCGACAAGCTCAGCGGTGAGCTTCGAGGTCAAAGCGGAGGAGGGTCTGTAACAGCAAATGTTTTCGGAGATGCTGACGTGAGGATTCAGTCCAAGGAGGGCAATGTCAACCTCACTCTTCCAAATTCTGGAGCATCTGTTAATGTAGCGACTGCCGAGGGTCAATTGGTATTGCCAGCATTCTTGGCCGTCACTCGCTCACCCAACCTGAAATCTTCAAAAGGTAAACTTCGCGGGGAGGTTGCTGGCTCAGTGTATGTTCGGACCACTGAGGGCAATATTAGGATCAAGTAG
- the ltrA gene encoding group II intron reverse transcriptase/maturase produces the protein MNRGHSSPSSRRTGYMGSTARTLELNSWARIGLSAKTPDIVFNNLFSHIHVENLRQAFRALDGSKALGIDGISKAEYAKDLDRNLEDLVSRLHIGTYRPQAKKEILIPKLNGKTRPIAISCFEDKLVEWTLGKILDSAYDPLFIRNSFGFRPGKSPDDAIKANFNILKDDKRPFVVEIDLANFFNTVSHEKLMKILRKRINDRKLLGLIARFLKVDILNQEGLTNATEVGTPQGSVMSPILSNIFLHYALDTWFVENYASQQAVIVRYADDAVFMFSKEQQAKDFLAALRLRLAEYNLSVNEDKTAIINFAKGEETIFSFLGFTFFWNKRKGWNKIKLVIKTQRDKLTKKIQEFTEWIKLNRARISRKEIWSIVAAKLRGHYNYYGYFCNRGKLQLFYSGVIGALFKWLNRRSQKKSFTWPEFQRLLSREPLPEPPEMTKLKNLGWSPYAK, from the coding sequence TTGAATCGTGGACACTCTTCCCCATCGAGTCGCAGAACTGGATACATGGGGTCAACAGCTCGCACGCTGGAGCTGAACAGTTGGGCACGAATAGGTTTATCGGCGAAGACCCCTGATATTGTTTTCAACAATCTCTTCAGCCACATTCACGTGGAAAATCTTCGTCAGGCATTTCGAGCTTTGGATGGATCCAAAGCACTAGGAATCGACGGCATAAGTAAAGCAGAATATGCAAAGGATCTCGATAGGAACCTGGAAGACTTGGTCTCAAGACTTCACATCGGCACCTATCGGCCGCAGGCTAAGAAGGAGATTCTGATCCCCAAACTCAACGGTAAAACAAGACCTATTGCTATTAGCTGCTTCGAGGATAAGCTCGTGGAATGGACACTAGGAAAAATCCTAGACTCCGCCTACGATCCCCTGTTTATCAGGAACTCCTTTGGTTTTCGACCAGGAAAATCCCCTGACGATGCGATCAAGGCCAACTTCAACATCCTCAAAGATGACAAAAGGCCTTTCGTTGTCGAAATTGACCTTGCGAACTTCTTCAACACAGTTTCTCACGAGAAATTGATGAAGATCCTCCGCAAGCGAATTAATGACCGAAAACTCTTGGGACTCATTGCAAGATTTCTCAAAGTTGACATCCTCAACCAAGAGGGATTGACCAACGCCACTGAAGTTGGCACCCCACAGGGATCAGTCATGTCTCCCATCCTATCAAATATCTTTCTACACTACGCCCTGGATACATGGTTTGTTGAAAACTATGCAAGCCAACAGGCCGTGATCGTGAGATATGCCGATGATGCGGTCTTCATGTTTAGCAAAGAGCAACAAGCAAAAGATTTCCTTGCTGCCCTTAGACTCAGACTTGCAGAATACAACCTGAGTGTGAATGAAGACAAAACAGCCATCATCAACTTTGCCAAGGGCGAGGAAACTATTTTTAGTTTCCTTGGTTTCACTTTCTTCTGGAATAAAAGAAAAGGTTGGAACAAAATCAAGTTGGTTATAAAAACTCAACGCGACAAGCTGACAAAGAAAATCCAGGAATTCACCGAGTGGATCAAGCTAAACCGCGCTCGGATATCACGAAAAGAAATCTGGTCGATCGTGGCAGCGAAACTTCGCGGCCATTACAACTACTACGGATACTTTTGTAATCGGGGTAAGTTACAGCTCTTCTATAGCGGAGTGATCGGAGCCTTGTTTAAGTGGTTAAACAGGCGCTCTCAGAAGAAATCATTTACTTGGCCCGAGTTTCAACGGCTCCTCTCGAGAGAGCCATTGCCCGAGCCACCTGAAATGACGAAACTGAAAAACTTAGGATGGAGCCCTTATGCTAAATAA
- a CDS encoding thiolase family protein: protein MSQAVYVVSAQRTPIGAFQGALSSLPAPQLGAAAIKSALEKADLKSEFIDECIMGHVLTAGTGQAPARQAALAAGLSPSTPCLTINKVCGSGLKAIMLGMDSIRLGQSEIVVAGGQENMSLAPHLLMNSRSGYRLGHVQTLDSLLQDGLWDPYHHWHMGQAAELCASEHKISREEQDKFAIESYEWAQRAQKSGTFDDEIVPVKISEKKETVTVDKDEEPANARFDKMPGLRPAFEKDGTITAANASKINDGGAAVVLASEKAVKKYQLKPIAKIVNHASFAQEPKWFTTAPVGAMKKSLLLAGLKAQDIGLWEINEAFSVVTLVAMKELGLNRQQVNVNGGAVALGHPIGASGARIFTTLVHALKKQNQSFGIASLCIGGGEAVSVLVERV, encoded by the coding sequence GTGTCTCAAGCAGTTTATGTCGTCAGCGCTCAGAGAACTCCAATTGGTGCCTTCCAAGGCGCTCTCAGCTCCCTTCCTGCACCACAACTTGGAGCCGCGGCCATCAAATCAGCTTTAGAAAAAGCCGATCTAAAATCAGAATTTATCGATGAGTGCATCATGGGCCATGTTCTCACCGCAGGAACAGGCCAAGCTCCTGCACGACAGGCCGCGCTCGCTGCAGGGCTCTCCCCGTCCACACCTTGCTTAACGATAAATAAAGTGTGCGGATCAGGTCTCAAAGCCATCATGCTGGGAATGGACTCCATTCGTCTTGGACAGAGCGAAATCGTCGTCGCCGGCGGACAGGAAAACATGAGTTTAGCTCCCCACCTGTTAATGAATTCGCGCAGCGGATACCGGCTGGGCCACGTTCAAACATTAGATTCGCTTCTTCAAGATGGCCTTTGGGATCCTTACCATCATTGGCATATGGGACAGGCAGCGGAATTGTGCGCGAGCGAACATAAAATCTCTCGAGAGGAGCAAGATAAGTTTGCAATTGAGTCCTATGAATGGGCACAACGAGCCCAAAAGTCTGGAACTTTTGATGATGAAATTGTTCCCGTGAAGATTTCAGAAAAAAAGGAAACTGTGACTGTCGATAAAGATGAGGAGCCCGCCAACGCAAGATTTGATAAAATGCCGGGATTGCGCCCCGCCTTTGAAAAAGATGGAACTATCACGGCGGCCAATGCGAGTAAAATCAATGATGGCGGAGCAGCCGTTGTCTTGGCTTCCGAAAAAGCTGTTAAAAAATATCAGCTCAAGCCAATAGCAAAAATCGTCAATCATGCAAGTTTTGCTCAAGAGCCCAAATGGTTTACGACAGCTCCAGTCGGAGCAATGAAAAAATCTCTCCTATTGGCCGGATTGAAAGCCCAGGATATCGGCCTTTGGGAAATAAACGAGGCCTTCAGCGTTGTCACCTTAGTAGCGATGAAAGAGCTGGGGTTGAATCGCCAACAAGTCAATGTCAACGGCGGAGCGGTCGCGCTGGGCCACCCGATAGGAGCCAGTGGAGCAAGGATTTTCACGACTCTGGTGCACGCTCTAAAAAAACAGAATCAAAGTTTTGGAATTGCCAGTCTCTGCATTGGTGGAGGTGAGGCCGTTTCTGTATTGGTGGAAAGAGTATGA